In Desulfomicrobium macestii, the following proteins share a genomic window:
- a CDS encoding branched-chain amino acid ABC transporter permease gives MNLATFIQHFLNSLTLGSLYALIAIGYTMVYGILRLINFAHSEIFMLGAYFVFWGITLFHMPWAVAMVASIIFVAGIGILVDRIAYRPLRDAPRISALISAIGVSFFLQNVAIVFFQAIPRQVYRPLWLETPMLWGDVRVLPLTLFVPVLSFFLMMGLVYIVYHTKAGLGMRAISKDIETSYLMGVPVNKVIALTFGIGSALAAASGIMWALRYPQLQPIMGTIPGFKAFIAAVFGGIGSIQGAVIGGLALGFIEIMTVAFFPDLAGYRDAFAFILLIGILLVKPTGIMGVKTEDKV, from the coding sequence ATGAATCTGGCAACATTCATCCAGCACTTCCTGAACAGCCTGACCCTGGGCAGCCTCTATGCGCTTATCGCCATCGGCTACACCATGGTCTACGGCATTTTGCGTTTGATCAACTTCGCGCACAGCGAAATTTTCATGCTCGGCGCCTACTTCGTTTTCTGGGGCATCACCCTTTTTCACATGCCCTGGGCCGTGGCCATGGTCGCGTCCATCATTTTTGTCGCGGGGATAGGCATCCTGGTCGATCGTATCGCCTACCGCCCCCTGCGCGACGCGCCCCGCATTTCGGCTCTGATCAGCGCCATCGGCGTTTCCTTTTTCCTGCAGAACGTGGCCATCGTCTTCTTTCAGGCCATCCCGCGCCAGGTGTACCGCCCTCTGTGGCTGGAAACGCCCATGCTCTGGGGTGACGTGCGCGTCCTGCCTTTGACCCTTTTCGTACCGGTGCTGTCGTTCTTTTTGATGATGGGTCTGGTCTACATCGTCTATCACACCAAGGCAGGCCTTGGCATGCGGGCCATCAGCAAGGATATCGAGACCAGTTATCTCATGGGCGTGCCCGTGAACAAGGTCATCGCATTGACATTCGGCATCGGGTCGGCCCTGGCCGCGGCCAGCGGCATCATGTGGGCCCTGCGCTATCCCCAGCTTCAGCCCATCATGGGCACGATCCCCGGCTTCAAGGCCTTTATCGCGGCTGTTTTCGGCGGCATCGGTTCCATCCAGGGCGCCGTCATCGGCGGTCTGGCCCTGGGTTTCATTGAAATCATGACCGTGGCATTTTTTCCGGATCTGGCAGGATACCGCGATGCATTCGCTTTCATCCTGTTGATCGGCATCCTGCTGGTCAAACCGACCGGTATCATGGGCGTCAAGACGGAGGACAAGGTCTGA
- a CDS encoding NfeD family protein encodes MELQYWHWLVFGMILIISELFIPSFTIFWFGLGALAVGGLIWLVPALSLTLQLLLWTIFSALLTAFWFLVMKPRMVDKTRAGMSREALLGETGLVIRTPEGDRRGVVRFSKPLLGDDEWSFICDEPVQLGDRVQIRDVSGNTLVVAPKTNKQSL; translated from the coding sequence ATGGAACTTCAATATTGGCACTGGCTTGTATTCGGGATGATCCTGATCATCTCTGAACTGTTCATCCCAAGCTTCACCATTTTCTGGTTCGGGCTGGGCGCACTGGCAGTGGGCGGTCTGATCTGGCTTGTCCCGGCCCTGAGCCTGACCTTGCAGCTGTTGCTGTGGACCATATTCTCCGCACTTTTGACCGCGTTCTGGTTTCTGGTCATGAAACCGCGCATGGTGGACAAGACCCGCGCCGGCATGTCCCGTGAGGCGCTCCTCGGCGAAACCGGCCTGGTCATCCGCACCCCCGAGGGCGACCGGCGCGGCGTCGTACGCTTCTCCAAACCCCTGCTCGGAGACGACGAGTGGTCCTTCATCTGTGACGAACCCGTGCAGTTGGGAGACCGGGTCCAGATCCGCGACGTATCGGGCAACACGCTCGTGGTCGCCCCAAAAACCAACAAACAATCCCTCTAG
- a CDS encoding ABC transporter substrate-binding protein has translation MKRLGVLCMVLAMVCGFAGMSVAADDTVKIGVFLPLTGQNAFGGQLELEGVQMAHKEMGEILGKKVELFVVDNKSDKVESANAVKRLIEKEKVQAIIGTYGSSLAMAGGEVSEKAGIPQVGTSCTNPLVTQGKKYIFRVCFIDPFQGAGAATYAYRDLGLKKAALLIDVANDYSVGLASFFKKSFTKLGGEVVATLNYQSGDQDFTAQLQEIMSKQPDVLFIPSYFSEGAIIMKQVQELGGTFRIMGGDAMDNPEITAIGGSAVEGFMHTTFPYDPSMPDMNPVARKFTDEWIKINPDKDPNVNAALGYDAYMIIMDAITRAGSAEPQAITDALAATKGFVGVTGTTTINETHDAEKPVGLVMIKDGKKTYVGAITPEL, from the coding sequence ATGAAACGACTAGGAGTCCTGTGCATGGTTTTGGCCATGGTTTGCGGCTTCGCCGGCATGTCCGTGGCAGCCGACGACACTGTGAAAATTGGCGTGTTTCTGCCCCTGACCGGCCAGAATGCTTTTGGCGGCCAGTTGGAATTGGAAGGCGTGCAGATGGCCCACAAGGAAATGGGCGAGATTCTCGGCAAGAAGGTCGAGCTGTTCGTGGTTGACAACAAGTCCGATAAGGTCGAGTCCGCCAACGCAGTCAAGCGCCTGATCGAAAAGGAAAAAGTCCAGGCCATCATCGGCACCTACGGTTCTTCCCTGGCCATGGCTGGTGGTGAAGTTTCCGAAAAGGCCGGTATCCCCCAGGTCGGCACCAGCTGCACCAACCCGCTGGTCACCCAGGGCAAGAAGTACATCTTCCGCGTGTGCTTCATCGATCCCTTCCAGGGCGCCGGCGCAGCCACCTATGCCTACCGCGATCTGGGCCTGAAAAAGGCCGCCCTGCTGATCGACGTGGCCAACGACTATTCCGTGGGTCTGGCCAGCTTCTTCAAGAAGTCTTTCACCAAGCTCGGCGGCGAAGTCGTCGCAACCCTGAACTACCAGTCCGGCGACCAGGATTTCACTGCTCAGTTGCAGGAAATCATGAGCAAGCAGCCTGACGTGCTCTTCATTCCTTCCTACTTTTCCGAAGGCGCCATCATCATGAAGCAGGTCCAGGAACTGGGCGGAACCTTCAGGATCATGGGCGGCGACGCCATGGACAACCCGGAGATCACCGCCATCGGCGGCTCTGCCGTGGAAGGTTTCATGCACACCACCTTCCCTTACGATCCTTCCATGCCCGATATGAACCCCGTGGCCCGCAAGTTCACCGACGAGTGGATCAAGATCAATCCCGACAAGGATCCCAACGTCAACGCCGCCTTGGGCTATGACGCTTACATGATCATCATGGACGCCATCACCCGCGCCGGTTCCGCCGAACCCCAGGCCATCACCGACGCCCTGGCCGCTACCAAGGGCTTTGTCGGCGTGACGGGCACCACGACCATCAACGAGACCCACGACGCTGAAAAGCCCGTTGGCCTGGTCATGATCAAGGACGGCAAGAAGACGTACGTCGGTGCCATCACTCCCGAACTCTAA
- a CDS encoding IclR family transcriptional regulator, producing MAGKDNSSETLAKGLWILDIFGDDDVGYTLAQISRRTGINKTSIYRYVNTFCDLGFLKRDDRTGLYRLGVRMLALAHAMLEKSELERAVKTQVDAAHERHGVHVDVGLLSGDSIYLIYRRESQDTKAFRSFSYGSEPYYLAAGKAAMAFMTDEELEAFVSRLDLTPKTDKTITSAPELLADLRQSVERGYTRNREEFVPGLIAIGAPLYSLRTGKVVGGVSFDSSTDRFSMEEFESRFAGYLVELAKKISAVVSW from the coding sequence ATGGCAGGCAAGGACAACAGTTCCGAAACATTGGCCAAAGGCCTCTGGATTCTTGATATTTTCGGCGATGACGACGTCGGTTACACTCTCGCCCAGATTTCCCGCCGCACAGGCATCAACAAGACCTCCATATACAGATACGTGAACACCTTTTGCGACCTCGGCTTCCTGAAGCGCGACGATCGTACCGGCCTGTACAGGCTGGGGGTGCGCATGTTGGCCCTGGCCCACGCCATGCTTGAAAAAAGCGAGCTGGAGCGCGCCGTCAAGACTCAGGTCGACGCAGCCCATGAGCGCCACGGAGTGCATGTCGACGTCGGCCTTTTGTCCGGGGACTCCATCTACCTGATTTACCGCCGTGAATCCCAGGACACCAAGGCATTCCGTTCGTTCAGCTATGGCTCCGAGCCTTATTACCTGGCCGCCGGCAAGGCGGCCATGGCCTTCATGACCGACGAAGAGCTTGAAGCCTTTGTCTCGCGACTGGATCTGACCCCCAAAACCGACAAGACAATCACTTCAGCGCCGGAACTGCTGGCGGATCTGCGTCAGTCCGTCGAGCGCGGCTATACCCGCAACCGCGAAGAGTTCGTGCCCGGACTCATCGCCATCGGCGCGCCGCTGTACAGCCTGCGCACGGGCAAGGTCGTTGGCGGGGTGAGCTTTGATTCCTCCACGGACCGCTTCTCCATGGAGGAGTTTGAAAGCCGTTTCGCCGGGTATCTGGTGGAACTGGCCAAGAAAATTTCCGCGGTGGTGTCCTGGTAA
- a CDS encoding SPFH domain-containing protein, whose amino-acid sequence MFNPGLIVVAFLLLLVIITISMGVRIVPQGFKFVIQRLGKYHCTLAPGLNIIIPYMDTVAYKVTTKDIVMDIPSQEVITRDNAVIITNAVAYINIVSPEKAVYGVEDYRMAIQTLVQTSLRSIVGEMDLDDALSSRDRIKARLKETISDDISDWGIMLKTVEIQDINPSDTMQHAMEEQAAAERARRATVTRAEGDKSAAILQADGRLEASRRDAEAKVVLAEADREAIAKVAEATKGGELPLVFLLGQRYVDAMRKMAENNNSKVVVLPADLPAAVRGIMGTLGK is encoded by the coding sequence ATGTTCAATCCAGGACTTATCGTCGTCGCATTCCTGCTTCTCTTGGTCATCATCACCATCAGCATGGGGGTGCGCATCGTGCCCCAGGGCTTCAAGTTCGTGATCCAGCGCCTGGGCAAGTACCACTGCACGCTGGCCCCGGGCCTGAACATCATCATTCCCTACATGGACACCGTGGCCTACAAGGTGACCACCAAGGACATCGTCATGGACATCCCCTCCCAGGAAGTCATCACCCGCGACAACGCGGTCATCATCACCAACGCCGTGGCCTACATAAACATCGTGTCCCCGGAAAAGGCCGTGTACGGCGTCGAAGACTACCGCATGGCCATCCAGACCCTGGTCCAGACCTCGCTCAGATCCATCGTCGGCGAGATGGACCTTGACGATGCCCTGTCCTCTCGGGACAGGATCAAGGCCAGACTCAAGGAAACCATCTCCGATGACATCTCGGACTGGGGCATCATGCTCAAGACCGTGGAAATTCAGGATATCAATCCGTCGGACACCATGCAGCACGCCATGGAAGAACAGGCTGCCGCCGAGCGCGCCAGACGCGCCACCGTGACCAGGGCCGAGGGCGACAAATCGGCGGCCATCCTGCAGGCCGACGGCCGCCTGGAAGCATCCCGCCGCGACGCCGAAGCCAAGGTCGTGCTGGCCGAAGCGGACCGGGAGGCCATTGCCAAGGTCGCCGAAGCGACCAAGGGCGGCGAACTGCCGCTGGTCTTCCTGCTGGGCCAGCGCTACGTGGACGCCATGCGCAAGATGGCCGAGAAC
- a CDS encoding C1 family peptidase codes for MTDFTTRILNCIPSRNTEADWTFEDAEDAALLDTAPTVPKAKDLREPWWEVDDQGETGSCVGWATANSVLRWHYVKSGLLPAFERLSARYVWMASKETDMFTSYPTTFIENAGSSIKVALDIARKFGVVPESVLPFRHGSLYSGRPNSFYALAARFKISGYFSLGVDLSQWREWLAFNGPILTRLDVDDTWYQASASAGVLETYKKESARGGHAVAVVGYDSDGFIVRNSWGEKWGDAGFAHARDSYVVAAFTEAYGVVM; via the coding sequence ATGACAGATTTCACGACGCGTATTCTCAATTGCATTCCATCCAGGAATACCGAGGCCGACTGGACCTTTGAAGACGCCGAGGACGCGGCCCTGCTCGATACGGCTCCCACGGTTCCGAAAGCGAAGGATCTGCGGGAGCCGTGGTGGGAAGTTGATGATCAGGGAGAGACGGGCTCCTGCGTGGGATGGGCCACGGCCAATTCGGTGCTGCGCTGGCACTATGTGAAGTCGGGCCTGCTGCCTGCGTTCGAAAGGCTGTCGGCAAGGTATGTCTGGATGGCTTCCAAGGAGACGGACATGTTCACGTCATATCCCACGACCTTCATCGAGAACGCCGGGAGCAGCATCAAGGTGGCTCTTGATATCGCCAGGAAATTCGGCGTGGTGCCGGAGTCCGTGTTGCCGTTCCGGCACGGCAGCCTGTATTCCGGGAGGCCGAATTCCTTTTACGCCCTGGCCGCCCGGTTCAAGATCTCCGGGTATTTTTCCCTGGGCGTGGATTTGTCCCAGTGGCGTGAGTGGCTGGCCTTCAACGGTCCCATTCTCACGCGTCTTGACGTCGATGACACATGGTATCAGGCCTCGGCCAGCGCAGGTGTTCTTGAAACCTACAAAAAGGAGAGCGCCAGAGGGGGGCATGCGGTGGCCGTGGTTGGGTACGACAGTGACGGTTTCATTGTGCGCAATAGCTGGGGGGAGAAGTGGGGTGACGCCGGGTTCGCCCATGCGCGCGATTCCTACGTCGTGGCCGCGTTCACCGAAGCCTATGGCGTGGTGATGTGA